A DNA window from Stigmatella aurantiaca contains the following coding sequences:
- a CDS encoding ATP-binding protein, with protein MPMSPRYLAASPSGRYGIAVLATALALGLQRLAWPFMSTSPFLFFYLAVMFAGWWGGWGPAVLSIGLSVLAIDGFFLAPEHSFRVTPGDGVALSVFVVLSLLMTRLNTTLRRTNQEREALLERERLARATSEAEQARFHALLMQAPAIVARFQGPEHTFTLSNPLSTALFGQRELLGKPLREAVPEAVPQGLPALLDRVYATGAPYTGRETPWTFLQEGGETKAFFLDLVLQPTRDVHGHIDGVACFAFDRSEPVLARQRMQELNAQLKRSKEQYQDFVSQSTEGIFRVETRPLPVNLPEDAQVDAMLEHSFIAECNDAMARMYGQERAEALTGTRLSRLLVPEDPHNREYLKAFIRGGYQLESAESHEVTREGQPRVFLNNLAGVIEAGHLVSVWGIQRDVTEQRRAEEALRHGEERLRIAVTAAAIGTWDMGLVTGGYQCDARGRQLFGLSPDAALHLESLRAGVHPEDRGRFEQALAGAFTPSGGGDFRIEYRTPGAQGGAERWVAVHGRVFFDEQARPVRFTGTVLDVSEQRRAEANARFLAEAGAVLSSSLDYEATLRNVARLTVPELADWCLVDMRQPDGTFRRVEVTTASPEEAELARLVQHYTLDPERSAAHPALQAFLQQQPLLVEQLAPEGFRAAAQDEEHTQLMRTIHPRSFIAVPLVVRGQAFGVLSFFTTRSGRRYTAKDRDFLGELAHRVALSVENARLYREAQEAIQLRDEFLSIASHELKTPLTPLSLKLQMLSREVKRQPDSPLRRSVEDYLVIGMRQVKKLSELVSDLLDVTRIAGGRLRLEPEPVQLDTLIREVAGRYEAEAARVGSSLRLDLQESVVGHWDRLRLEQVVTNLVDNAIKYGAGKPIHVGLQLREHQAWLHVRDEGIGIAPQALSRIFGRFERAVSERHYGGLGLGLYITRTIVEALGGSIQAQSALGEGATFTVTLPVAPPQAPEAPGPSAQDSSVEPSAAGSFTRDT; from the coding sequence ATGCCGATGAGCCCTCGCTACCTCGCGGCTTCTCCGTCCGGCCGGTACGGCATCGCGGTGTTGGCGACGGCCCTGGCCCTCGGCCTGCAACGGCTCGCCTGGCCGTTCATGTCCACCAGCCCCTTCCTGTTCTTCTACCTGGCGGTGATGTTCGCGGGCTGGTGGGGCGGTTGGGGGCCTGCCGTGCTGAGCATCGGGCTGTCCGTGCTGGCGATCGACGGCTTCTTCCTCGCCCCCGAGCACTCCTTCCGCGTGACGCCGGGAGATGGGGTGGCGCTGAGCGTCTTCGTGGTGCTGTCCCTGTTGATGACGCGGCTGAACACCACCCTGCGCAGGACGAACCAGGAGCGGGAAGCCCTGCTGGAGCGTGAGCGCCTGGCCCGCGCCACGTCCGAAGCCGAGCAGGCGCGCTTTCATGCGCTGCTCATGCAGGCCCCTGCCATCGTGGCCCGCTTCCAGGGTCCAGAGCACACCTTCACCCTGTCCAACCCCCTGAGCACCGCGCTGTTCGGCCAGCGGGAGCTGCTGGGCAAGCCCCTGCGCGAGGCCGTGCCCGAGGCGGTGCCCCAGGGCCTCCCCGCGCTCCTCGACCGCGTCTACGCCACCGGAGCGCCCTACACGGGACGGGAAACGCCGTGGACGTTCCTTCAGGAGGGCGGCGAGACGAAGGCGTTCTTCCTGGACCTCGTGCTGCAGCCCACCCGGGACGTGCACGGCCACATCGATGGGGTGGCGTGCTTCGCCTTCGACCGCTCCGAGCCGGTGCTCGCGCGCCAGCGGATGCAGGAGCTCAACGCCCAGTTGAAGCGCAGCAAGGAGCAATACCAGGACTTCGTCAGCCAGAGCACCGAGGGCATCTTCCGCGTCGAGACCCGCCCCCTGCCGGTGAACCTGCCCGAGGACGCGCAGGTGGACGCCATGCTGGAGCACAGCTTCATCGCCGAGTGCAATGACGCGATGGCCCGCATGTATGGCCAGGAGCGCGCGGAGGCGCTGACGGGCACCCGGCTCTCCCGGCTGCTCGTGCCGGAGGATCCGCACAACCGGGAGTACCTGAAGGCCTTCATCCGCGGGGGCTACCAGCTGGAGTCGGCGGAGTCCCACGAAGTCACCCGGGAGGGGCAGCCGCGGGTGTTCCTCAACAACCTCGCCGGCGTCATCGAAGCGGGGCACCTGGTGTCGGTCTGGGGCATCCAGCGGGACGTGACGGAGCAGCGGCGGGCCGAGGAGGCGCTGCGCCACGGCGAGGAGCGCCTGCGCATCGCGGTGACCGCGGCCGCTATCGGCACCTGGGACATGGGCCTGGTGACGGGCGGCTACCAGTGCGACGCGCGGGGCCGGCAGCTCTTCGGCCTGTCTCCGGACGCCGCGCTGCACCTGGAGTCCCTCCGCGCGGGCGTGCATCCGGAGGACCGGGGGCGCTTCGAGCAGGCACTGGCCGGCGCCTTCACCCCTTCGGGCGGAGGAGACTTCCGCATCGAGTACCGCACCCCGGGCGCCCAGGGCGGCGCGGAGCGCTGGGTGGCGGTTCACGGCCGGGTGTTCTTCGATGAGCAGGCGCGGCCCGTGCGGTTCACCGGCACGGTGCTGGACGTCTCGGAGCAGCGGCGCGCGGAGGCCAACGCGCGGTTCCTCGCCGAGGCCGGCGCGGTGCTGTCCTCCTCGCTGGACTACGAGGCCACCTTGCGCAACGTGGCCCGGCTCACCGTTCCCGAGCTGGCCGACTGGTGCCTCGTGGACATGCGGCAACCGGATGGGACGTTCCGCCGGGTCGAGGTGACGACCGCCTCCCCGGAGGAGGCGGAGCTCGCGCGCCTGGTGCAGCACTACACCCTCGATCCGGAGCGCTCCGCCGCTCATCCCGCCCTGCAGGCGTTCTTGCAACAGCAGCCGCTGCTCGTCGAGCAGCTCGCCCCGGAGGGCTTCCGCGCGGCCGCCCAGGACGAGGAGCACACGCAGCTCATGCGGACCATCCACCCGCGCTCCTTCATCGCCGTGCCGCTGGTGGTCCGGGGCCAGGCCTTCGGCGTGCTCAGCTTCTTCACCACGCGCTCGGGCCGGCGGTACACGGCGAAGGACCGGGACTTCCTGGGGGAGCTGGCCCACCGCGTGGCGCTCTCCGTGGAGAACGCGCGGCTGTACCGGGAGGCCCAGGAGGCCATCCAGCTGCGCGACGAGTTCCTCTCCATCGCCAGCCACGAGCTGAAGACGCCCCTCACCCCGCTGAGCCTGAAGCTGCAGATGCTCTCGCGCGAGGTGAAGCGCCAGCCCGACTCACCGCTGCGGCGCTCCGTGGAGGACTACCTCGTCATCGGCATGCGCCAGGTGAAGAAGCTCTCGGAGCTGGTGAGTGACTTGCTGGACGTGACGCGCATCGCCGGGGGCCGGCTCCGGCTGGAGCCCGAGCCCGTGCAGTTGGACACGCTCATCCGGGAGGTGGCCGGGCGCTACGAGGCCGAGGCGGCCCGGGTGGGCTCGAGCTTGCGGCTGGACCTCCAGGAGTCCGTCGTGGGCCACTGGGACCGGCTCCGGCTGGAGCAAGTCGTCACCAACCTCGTGGACAACGCCATCAAGTATGGCGCCGGCAAACCCATCCACGTCGGCTTGCAACTGCGCGAGCACCAGGCCTGGCTGCACGTCCGGGACGAGGGCATTGGCATTGCCCCGCAGGCCCTGTCGCGCATCTTCGGCCGCTTCGAGCGCGCCGTCTCCGAGCGCCACTACGGCGGGCTGGGGCTGGGGCTCTACATCACCCGCACCATCGTGGAGGCCCTGGGCGGGAGCATCCAGGCCCAGAGCGCCCTGGGCGAAGGCGCCACCTTCACGGTGACGCTGCCCGTCGCGCCCCCTCAGGCCCCCGAGGCGCCCGGGCCTTCCGCTCAGGACTCCTCGGTGGAGCCATCCGCGGCGGGCTCGTTCACGCGGGACACATAG
- a CDS encoding RIO1 family regulatory kinase/ATPase encodes MHEALQLLLSDGVIDDVAARLKSGKEADVYIVTQGGQYVAAKIYKERSQRNFKNNSGYKEGRMVRNSRTQRAMDKGSRFGQAASEEEWKATESEALSKLFAAGVRVPAPVMFYEGVLLMELVVDAEGQPAPRLVDATFSNAEAAEDYYRDLRQQAVRMLCCDIIHGDLSAYNILLGAHGPTIIDFPQIVSAAANSRAEFFFNRDLENLRLFFSGFAPSLKGRTGDAAEIWKAYVRRELTPDFEPSGRAAPGLRGSRDGGRPGGHRPPREGGRPPFRDRRPAPVQEVAAAAPAPAPVPAEVEDEFALLRQGGGERPKVAQQSARNGKGGERPHRQGPGGPRGGPPNRSPGHRGHEPRSPGGAPPRPHESRPAGGPPHRPSEARPPSAHPAEAGASRPADARSFRGDRRSPSHGAGRSSAPPGGGRPPHAGPGGGRPPHAGPGGGRPPHAGKGGGRPPQAGQGPRGEHSQGSRPPPRPGPGQGRRGASPAVSYVSRVNEPAADGSTEES; translated from the coding sequence ATGCACGAAGCGCTCCAACTCCTTCTGTCCGATGGCGTGATTGATGATGTGGCCGCCCGCCTCAAGAGTGGCAAGGAGGCCGACGTCTATATCGTCACCCAAGGGGGACAGTACGTCGCGGCGAAGATTTACAAGGAGCGCTCGCAGCGGAACTTCAAGAACAACTCGGGCTACAAGGAAGGGCGCATGGTCCGCAACAGCCGGACCCAGCGCGCCATGGACAAGGGCAGCCGCTTTGGCCAGGCCGCCTCCGAGGAGGAGTGGAAGGCGACGGAGTCCGAGGCGCTCTCCAAGCTGTTCGCGGCCGGCGTGCGCGTCCCCGCCCCGGTGATGTTCTACGAGGGCGTGCTGCTGATGGAGCTGGTGGTGGACGCCGAGGGCCAGCCCGCGCCGCGCCTCGTGGATGCCACGTTCAGCAACGCCGAGGCCGCGGAGGACTACTACCGGGACCTGCGGCAGCAGGCGGTGCGCATGCTCTGCTGCGACATCATCCATGGCGACCTGAGCGCGTACAACATCCTGCTGGGGGCCCACGGGCCCACCATCATCGACTTCCCTCAAATCGTCTCCGCGGCGGCCAACAGCCGGGCGGAGTTCTTCTTCAATCGCGACCTGGAGAACCTGCGCCTGTTCTTCTCCGGCTTCGCCCCCAGCCTGAAGGGCCGGACCGGGGACGCGGCGGAGATCTGGAAGGCCTACGTGCGGCGCGAGCTGACGCCGGACTTCGAGCCCAGTGGCCGCGCGGCGCCCGGACTCCGGGGCTCGCGAGACGGGGGCCGCCCCGGGGGGCACCGTCCTCCCCGGGAGGGAGGCCGTCCGCCGTTCCGGGATCGCCGCCCCGCGCCCGTGCAGGAGGTAGCGGCCGCCGCGCCCGCGCCTGCGCCCGTGCCCGCGGAGGTAGAGGACGAGTTCGCGCTCCTGCGGCAGGGTGGCGGCGAGCGGCCCAAGGTGGCCCAGCAGAGCGCCCGGAATGGCAAGGGCGGCGAGCGGCCGCACCGGCAGGGCCCTGGAGGCCCCCGGGGCGGTCCTCCCAACCGTTCCCCGGGGCACCGGGGCCACGAGCCGCGCTCCCCGGGCGGCGCGCCCCCTCGTCCCCATGAGTCCCGTCCAGCGGGAGGCCCGCCGCACCGGCCCTCCGAGGCCCGGCCTCCCAGCGCCCATCCCGCGGAGGCAGGGGCTTCCCGGCCCGCGGACGCGCGGAGCTTTCGCGGGGACCGCCGCTCGCCGTCCCATGGCGCGGGCCGTTCCTCGGCGCCTCCGGGCGGAGGCCGTCCGCCCCACGCGGGCCCGGGCGGAGGACGTCCACCCCACGCGGGCCCGGGTGGAGGCCGTCCGCCCCACGCGGGCAAAGGGGGAGGACGTCCGCCCCAGGCGGGGCAGGGGCCCCGGGGCGAGCACTCCCAGGGCTCGCGGCCGCCTCCCCGGCCAGGACCCGGACAGGGCCGGCGCGGGGCCTCGCCCGCGGTGTCCTATGTGTCCCGCGTGAACGAGCCCGCCGCGGATGGCTCCACCGAGGAGTCCTGA
- a CDS encoding Crp/Fnr family transcriptional regulator: MSHAPLLARIPLFENLQPEELGLLSALLHPRHCAKGDVIFQQGDEGAELYIVQTGQVAIRLHSPEGKEVILTLLGSGEVFGELSLLDGEPRSAHAVAREETHLLSLRREDFHRFLDSRPQVARSLLATLSRLVRRVTQHVHDATFLDARTRLVRVLLDLSRNQGEPRPRGVAIRQRLTQSELANLCGLTRESTNKWLRFYVREGLLEYESGQITLLDPEKFHRELG; the protein is encoded by the coding sequence TTGTCGCACGCACCACTGCTGGCCCGGATTCCCCTCTTCGAGAACCTCCAGCCCGAGGAGCTCGGGCTGCTGTCCGCCCTGCTCCACCCCCGGCACTGCGCCAAGGGAGACGTCATCTTCCAGCAGGGTGACGAGGGCGCGGAACTCTACATCGTCCAGACGGGCCAGGTGGCCATCCGCCTCCACTCCCCGGAGGGCAAGGAGGTCATCCTCACCCTGCTGGGCAGCGGGGAGGTGTTCGGCGAGCTGTCCCTGCTGGATGGGGAGCCCCGCTCGGCCCACGCCGTGGCCCGGGAGGAGACCCACCTGCTGAGCCTGCGCCGGGAGGACTTCCACCGGTTCCTGGACAGCCGCCCCCAGGTGGCCCGGAGCCTGCTCGCCACCCTGAGCCGGCTGGTGCGGCGAGTCACCCAGCACGTGCATGACGCCACCTTCCTGGACGCGCGCACCCGCCTGGTGCGAGTCCTCCTGGACCTGAGCCGGAACCAGGGCGAGCCCCGTCCCCGGGGCGTCGCCATCCGGCAGCGGCTCACCCAGTCGGAGCTGGCCAACCTCTGCGGGCTGACCCGGGAGAGCACCAACAAGTGGCTGCGCTTCTATGTCCGCGAGGGGCTGCTGGAATACGAGTCCGGACAAATCACCCTGCTCGACCCGGAGAAGTTCCACCGGGAGCTGGGCTAG
- a CDS encoding cyclic nucleotide-binding domain-containing protein, whose protein sequence is MKDTLRQYKDRAAELFSQGNLEGALSEYQCVIESAPDDATTRQRVAELLQLLGRRQESLATYEVLADVWARRGWVLRALALCKAILQIDPTHARTQHLLEALHAQQLETPLMQPPLPRPAEPRPAVSEAPVSLGRRPRIPIFSQLSGSEFLSLVDDMELRVFPAGATLVEQGQASSSMFAIVEGSVGLIRHSRSGGPRTVAFMGEGDLFGELALVTDGPSRSSVQALERTVVLELTSDRVAQLLRRAPSVGQMLQTFHRERLLSNAMSTHSLFRGLSREQKEAMTRDFQLCSVPTGKVLIEQGRPVEALYLLLHGHCQVVLDEGSEDESLLPPMEAGDVFGEISMLLSVPATVTVRAASRCTLLRLERDACERHLFHQPGLRELLTRIAAERLHRTSRSHAAAPR, encoded by the coding sequence ATGAAGGACACGCTTCGCCAGTACAAGGACCGGGCCGCCGAGCTGTTCTCCCAGGGCAACCTGGAGGGTGCGCTCTCGGAGTACCAGTGCGTCATCGAGTCGGCCCCCGACGACGCCACCACCCGGCAGCGCGTGGCGGAGCTGCTCCAACTGTTGGGCCGCCGTCAGGAATCCCTGGCCACCTATGAAGTCCTGGCGGACGTCTGGGCCCGGCGGGGCTGGGTGCTGCGCGCCCTGGCGCTGTGCAAGGCCATCCTTCAGATCGATCCCACCCATGCGCGGACCCAACACCTGCTGGAGGCCTTGCATGCCCAGCAGCTGGAGACGCCCCTGATGCAGCCCCCCCTGCCCCGGCCCGCCGAGCCCCGGCCCGCCGTGTCCGAGGCGCCTGTCTCGCTGGGCCGGCGGCCCCGCATCCCCATCTTCTCCCAGCTCAGCGGCAGCGAGTTCCTGTCCCTGGTGGACGACATGGAGCTGCGCGTCTTTCCCGCCGGGGCGACCCTGGTGGAGCAGGGGCAGGCCTCCAGCTCCATGTTCGCCATCGTCGAGGGGAGCGTGGGGCTCATCCGCCACTCCCGCTCCGGGGGGCCGCGCACGGTGGCCTTCATGGGCGAGGGGGACCTGTTCGGCGAGCTGGCGCTCGTCACCGATGGGCCGAGCCGTTCGAGCGTCCAGGCGCTCGAGCGCACGGTGGTGCTGGAGCTGACCTCGGACCGGGTGGCCCAGCTCCTCCGGCGCGCGCCCTCCGTGGGGCAGATGCTGCAGACCTTCCACCGGGAGCGCCTGCTGTCGAACGCGATGAGCACCCACTCCCTGTTCCGGGGCCTGTCGCGCGAGCAGAAGGAGGCGATGACGCGGGACTTCCAGCTCTGCTCGGTGCCCACGGGCAAGGTGCTCATCGAGCAGGGCCGTCCGGTGGAGGCGCTGTACCTGCTGCTCCATGGCCACTGCCAGGTGGTGCTCGATGAGGGCTCCGAGGACGAGAGCCTCCTGCCGCCGATGGAGGCGGGGGACGTGTTCGGAGAGATCTCCATGCTGCTGAGCGTACCGGCGACGGTCACCGTCCGGGCCGCCTCGCGCTGCACGCTGCTGCGGCTGGAGCGCGACGCCTGCGAGAGGCACCTCTTCCACCAGCCCGGGCTGCGGGAGCTGCTCACGCGCATCGCCGCCGAGCGGCTGCACCGCACCTCCCGCTCCCACGCGGCCGCGCCCCGGTGA
- the nagZ gene encoding beta-N-acetylhexosaminidase — translation MTPSSALYRDCARLFMVGFPGPRVDADFAALMKDGIFGAILFKRNVGSAPETAQLCRDIKTRADRPFILSVDQEGGRVARLRGTPFTTLPPLRELGQGGDETLARRAGLLLAHELRAVGFDWDFAPVLDVDTNPANPVIGDRSFSREAEAVARLGVALARGLEAGGVASCGKHFPGHGDTTTDSHHTLPRLAHDLERLRRVELVPFQAFAQAGLASLMTAHVLFEALEPGLPATMSRRVLHGVLREELGFDGVLVSDDLEMKAIADHYSVEEAAVQGTLAGVDLFLVCHSAPVQRRAIEALVKAVESGRVPRERIAEAHRRLAKLEARFAHPAEDRLATLGDSAHRALAEGLASHFTGRDPTERLA, via the coding sequence GTGACTCCCTCCTCAGCGCTCTACCGTGATTGTGCCCGCCTGTTCATGGTGGGATTCCCCGGGCCCCGTGTGGACGCGGACTTCGCCGCCCTCATGAAGGACGGCATCTTCGGCGCCATCCTCTTCAAGCGGAACGTCGGCTCCGCCCCGGAGACGGCCCAGCTCTGCCGGGACATCAAGACGCGGGCGGACCGGCCCTTCATCCTCTCGGTGGACCAGGAGGGGGGCCGCGTGGCCCGGCTCCGGGGAACACCTTTCACCACCCTGCCCCCGTTGAGGGAGCTGGGCCAGGGGGGAGACGAGACGCTGGCCAGGCGGGCGGGGCTGCTGCTCGCGCACGAGCTGCGCGCGGTGGGGTTCGACTGGGACTTCGCGCCCGTGCTGGACGTGGACACCAACCCGGCCAATCCGGTCATCGGAGACCGGAGCTTCAGCCGGGAGGCGGAGGCGGTGGCCCGGCTGGGCGTGGCGCTCGCGCGGGGGCTGGAGGCGGGGGGCGTGGCCTCCTGTGGCAAACACTTCCCGGGCCACGGGGACACCACCACCGACAGCCACCACACCCTGCCGCGCCTGGCGCATGACCTGGAGCGGCTGCGCCGCGTGGAGCTGGTGCCCTTCCAGGCCTTCGCCCAGGCGGGGCTCGCCTCGCTCATGACGGCGCACGTGCTGTTCGAGGCCCTCGAGCCGGGCCTGCCCGCCACGATGAGCCGGCGCGTGCTCCACGGCGTGCTGCGCGAGGAGCTGGGCTTCGACGGGGTGCTCGTCAGCGATGACCTGGAGATGAAGGCCATCGCGGACCACTACTCGGTGGAAGAGGCCGCCGTGCAGGGCACGCTGGCCGGCGTGGACCTGTTCCTGGTGTGCCACAGCGCCCCGGTGCAGCGGCGGGCCATCGAGGCGCTGGTGAAGGCCGTGGAGTCCGGCCGGGTGCCGCGCGAGCGCATCGCCGAGGCCCACCGGCGGCTGGCGAAGCTGGAGGCCCGCTTCGCCCACCCGGCGGAGGACCGGCTCGCCACGCTCGGCGACAGCGCCCACCGCGCGCTGGCCGAGGGGCTCGCCAGTCACTTCACCGGGAGGGATCCGACCGAGCGCCTGGCGTAG
- a CDS encoding sensor histidine kinase yields the protein MLHDSTDATLLPALPPDVLQEVKQEGLPRTFQPGEPLFAEGSRDYDFFVLLSGEVRITQRVGDEDQVLGVYRPGEFVGELALLSGGPAPVTGRAVGAVRVLQVKADTFRQMMAVCSPLARFAVQGMVARRQEVEAQVRQHEKLAMLGRMAAGLAHELNNPAAAARRSAQQLREKSLAAHHQALAYDSRFTDPQREALLELVSELQASPPKPLDALSQSDLEDALLEWLGIHGMSQAYGRAATFAAAGVDLPHLEVLGASLEGPVLAAGLEWLETLLSLAQLADVLEVGTARISSLVSAVSQYTYVDREAPQEVDVHTGLEATLAMFAHRLSGGVTVRRDYDTTLPKLWAHGGELNQVWSNLIENALDAMQDQGTLRVSTRRRGDEVYVEIGDSGPGIPGDIVGRIWEPFFTTKAMGQGTGLGLDIVLRIIERRHGGHIHVESAPGNTFFRVELPLKPELPH from the coding sequence ATGCTGCATGACTCCACAGATGCCACGCTGTTACCCGCCCTGCCCCCGGATGTGCTCCAGGAGGTGAAGCAGGAGGGGCTGCCCCGCACGTTCCAGCCGGGCGAGCCGCTCTTCGCCGAGGGCTCGCGGGACTATGATTTCTTCGTCCTTCTGTCCGGGGAGGTCCGCATCACCCAGCGCGTGGGGGATGAGGATCAGGTCCTGGGCGTCTACCGGCCGGGCGAGTTCGTGGGGGAGCTGGCCCTGCTCTCGGGCGGCCCCGCGCCGGTGACGGGGCGGGCCGTGGGCGCCGTGCGGGTGCTCCAGGTGAAGGCGGACACGTTCCGCCAGATGATGGCCGTGTGCTCCCCGCTGGCGAGGTTCGCCGTCCAGGGCATGGTGGCGCGCCGCCAGGAGGTCGAGGCGCAGGTGCGCCAGCACGAGAAGCTGGCCATGCTCGGGCGCATGGCGGCGGGGTTGGCGCACGAGCTGAACAACCCGGCGGCGGCGGCGCGGCGCTCGGCCCAGCAGCTCCGGGAAAAGAGCCTCGCGGCGCACCACCAGGCCCTGGCCTATGACAGCCGCTTCACGGACCCGCAGCGCGAGGCGCTCCTGGAGCTGGTGAGTGAGCTGCAGGCCTCGCCCCCCAAGCCCCTGGATGCGCTGTCCCAGAGTGACCTGGAGGACGCGCTGCTCGAGTGGCTGGGCATTCACGGCATGAGCCAGGCGTATGGCCGGGCGGCGACCTTCGCGGCGGCGGGGGTGGACCTGCCGCACCTGGAGGTGCTGGGGGCCTCGCTGGAGGGGCCGGTGCTCGCCGCGGGGCTGGAGTGGCTCGAGACGCTGCTCTCCCTGGCGCAGCTCGCGGACGTGCTGGAGGTGGGCACGGCGCGCATTTCGTCGCTCGTCTCCGCGGTGAGCCAGTACACGTACGTGGACCGCGAGGCGCCCCAGGAGGTGGATGTGCACACCGGCCTGGAGGCCACGCTGGCCATGTTCGCGCACCGGTTGAGCGGGGGCGTGACGGTGCGGCGCGACTACGACACCACCCTGCCCAAGCTGTGGGCCCACGGGGGGGAGCTCAACCAGGTGTGGTCCAACCTCATCGAGAATGCCCTGGATGCGATGCAGGACCAGGGCACGCTGCGCGTGAGCACCCGCCGCCGGGGCGACGAGGTGTACGTGGAGATTGGCGACAGCGGCCCGGGCATCCCCGGGGACATCGTGGGGCGCATCTGGGAGCCGTTCTTCACCACCAAGGCGATGGGGCAGGGCACCGGGCTGGGGCTGGACATCGTCCTGCGCATCATCGAGCGCCGCCATGGCGGGCACATTCACGTCGAGTCGGCGCCGGGCAATACCTTCTTCCGGGTGGAGCTGCCCCTGAAGCCCGAGCTGCCCCACTGA